Part of the Henckelia pumila isolate YLH828 chromosome 2, ASM3356847v2, whole genome shotgun sequence genome is shown below.
actgtacgctaaccataattgattggttcttgcaggcactatcatttgatacctagggagttatgtaagcgatgctgctaaaCATttcacatgactggttgggtactatcagacttgagttttttgACGTTCTTagagttgatcaataagaatgaagttatatagggtatgctcatataagggacttgttgatcccgaatcacatggagatgtgaacccactgctagttgtatcaatgaaccattgaggatcacacaagtactagcattctagatcccgttgagattaaaattagttcaatgtgttgaacaatttataaaggagtttataagtaaaataaattataagtttgacttctaaattggagaataaatggaaaagtaacttttaatttgcgaatgtgttccaagattaaaagttgacttaaaataattagtttatgaaaatgacaattttctaaactattattttgaacttaattaattaattcaagagttgaattaatttaatactagtagactttgtaatgtacaaataattaaattagttcaagtgttgaattaattaaacactattgagtctagtagagctcaaattattatagtgttgaataattatatactagtggacttgaatgagttcaagttagatttaattaattatttaaacttaattgagattaattttattgtttaattaaataagttcaaaaacatgtatatatattatatatattcaaaatatatatatacatatccgatcccctgcaccctagggtgcaggaaAACTGtgcgcgaccactaaaacccgatagtggattttagtggttttttttttttgcaccactaaaacccaccaccgggttttagtggtcgcacacagttttccttcaccctagggtgcaggatatcaaaattatatatatatatatatatatatatatatatatatatatatatttatgtcatATATATGTGTGAGGTATTTGAAGGGTTGAAAGAATGGATGCAATTTTTCATGCAAGCCTTTAGCTTTTCCATGCATGGTTTTAATTGCATCATTTAATCCTTCACTATGattatattattatgaataatatacACACATATTCATTCCAATTTTGAagtgaagtggccgaacacttcttcaattttctccaagtttttctttcaatttttgaggaagaagaaaaggaaaatctcaatgcaaaatactctaaatattctagtgcatatttagagcggatctagatcgtctagtcgtggacctaattcgaagacttgaagtgttgaatccattttgagcaaggtgtgctctttgaagcttgtagatagtgtctaccacttcaagagcctagttgtttatcaacttggttggagccataaataaatctttgagattgataggtaaaacttctaaacaccatatggttgtttgattttgaatgctacacaagtgctcggatctcttttgttaaaaattttaaaattttcgctgcgttttcgggcacgagttaaccgatcaccAACAAAATATACACATATCATGCATGCACATGCAATATGATGGGTACTGGAAAACCTATCCAGAAGACTTCTGAGTCAAGgcgtcatggtatgtagcacgatgggCCGTCGGatcaagaggtggctcacataccataCAACCGTGGATATACCGGATTCCAAGTCCATGGAAATCCATCAACTAAAATATGCGGCTGAGCAACCCTTACTATAGGCTATGCAAATCAAGGCATAAAACTCAATGTGTACATGCATGCCGCATAATATCAATGCACACAATaatgccacataaaacatgAAAACATAATAGATGTATATTCAACCtggtatctcggataatacgtccGTACCTCTAAGAAGAAACCCCGAGCACCCTAGCTGTCCAGGAACTcacagtccaagcctataagcaataATTACTATATCGCTTAATATgtcctaaaagccttaactaagctatctcATAACCTCTAATCTCTTTAGggatccaaagttatacctacGTCCGaagtcagcccactgatgatgaTTGCCtcaaaaacttaggcacagtTCCGCTGCAACACCGAGATTGCTCAACTACTTCCGGATTTCCAATAGGGTgcctagaatttcctagatctaACTAGGAAGACTAGAGAAGAGAGGAGTGAGGTGCAATCCAAATGAGGCCTCGGCACCCCTTTATATAggcggagatcggaacgtccgatcatgaACGGGAGCGTCCGATCaccatcggagcatccgatgtCACATCCAGTTCGTAATCAATGACGTCAATTTGCTGACCTCACTGATGATGTCATCCCTGCATAGAACGGAGGGTCCGATCGCtaatcggaatgtccgatccagctcaacccattttcttaattatttagtttaattgtGATTAAACTCCTTAATCATCGCATTTGGGTACAGGTTACTACACTAGGCGCCAATGAGGATGTAGTACCATCTATAGTCAACTCCGCTGGGTACATCCCCACACTCGTCCAGATCACCGTAGCGTCAATCTCTGTCAACACAGAGTCTCCCAGTATCAAACAATATAATCAAGAACTATAGGGTTGAACGACCTTACTACAAAGGCCATCTCGAAGGAGATCATGATTTggctcaacatgaatatgcacatgCAGCAAATTGTATATCAAAGTAGTAAAAAatgtatcatgacacataaaatataacatataagcatgcatactcgctgatatctcagtcagtacttacatacctcaCTAAGGCAATCCTAGTACACTAGTAGAAAAGTCGCAaaagacttcggttattaaccgaagtcGTAGATATATAATTACCAAAGTAGTGTCATGTGAAGTAATATGTATTGTTTTACTTCGCAttataaccgaagtcgtagcactgaaattaccgaagtctttggtaGGTTCATGGAGCCAAAACCGGTTCAGAATTGGGCtgatgccgaagtaaaaacatatattttacttcggtaatttaattaattaacgaagtaaaataAAGTcgtttacttcgttaatttcatAAATTACCAAATTAAAAGATATGTTTCTACTTCATCGATTAATGAAATTACCGAAGTAAAATAAATGCTTATACTTCGGCAATGACACTAATTGACGAAGTAGAAGAAgtcttttacttcggcaatttcactAATCGACGAAGCAAAAAAATGTCTTGTATTTCGGCAAGTTCActaattgatgaagtaaaagatATATTTTTGCTTCGTTGATTAGTGAAATTGTCAAAGTAATAGGATATATATGACTACAGCATTTACATGGACTGATGAAGTAAATTCTTCGAACGAATTCATAGCTACGGATTTATGGTGaagtaaattatttatttaaattcaccATTTAATTTTagtgaagtaaaaacatatgttTCCCTACATTAAAATTTAGATAAAATAATGccacaatataaatatatttttgaaacttaaaatagactaataagattaataaattattcatCTCAAAACGACAAACATCCATACATCGAAAAATATATCCaccaaaataacccaaaaatatgcatgtatcACAAGTATTTCCAAAAAACTAGAAGTGTATTCAAACAAAGAAACAAAGTATTATCCCAATGTACATGACACGTTTAGGCACCTACATAGAGGTAGACGAATTCACCACATTCACTTCTAACttcatcaaattgatcttggATGTAATGTTTTTGATGGATCCTGCAAACTAAAATGTAAAAAAAGATAGCTAGACGTcaataagaatatcatcatctTCAAGAAACAAGTAAACATATATTGGTTTCTTGGTGAAGTCACTTGAAAGTAAAAACATCTATGAGATTACAGACTTGATGCATAAGATTACAGATTTCGAACACTGGGAGACCAGAAAGGTGGTCGAAGAACAATTCAAGGGCACTGTTCGATTAATCTTCTCAGCCGTTTCTTGATTATTTGTATGGATATATTTGCCCTCTCagcgacatgttaaccaagtataTATCACAATGTGTTGATAATATAAACACCCAACAGATAAAACAATGGCTCACACACTAGAATCATAAATGATGAAATATTTTGCCGCTAATCCCAAGAAAACAATTTTTATACATAACTAATTTATTTAGCACCATGCTTGCttcaacaaattaattaatcaaaacttcaagaatAACATAAAAAAGATCTAGGGTCCATTAATTTCTTCCTTGCATTGTGTTTTAGCGAACATGGATTGCCAAGTAGTTGACTTTATGTCACATTCTCTAAGaacaatcaaaataaaataaaactgaaTAAAACGCAAgtacatgtatcacttatttataggataccccacaaaatacaagctatattattcttaaataatATACATATTCTTTTCCCTTCTATTTCACTATTATCGTTTCGAACTATCAACTTTTCATTTTTTCCCCGAGTCTCACGATACATCGATCAGTTCATGACACAAACAAATACATGTACAATTcttttatccaaataatattctTCACAATTCAAAAATCATCCATAGAAAGGACTGATTACCCAAAAATAAACATGAACAACCAGATATCTACAACTATATATAATAAACATGATAAAGCTATCTAATAGCTAGCACCAAACGCAAGGGTGCTCCAATGTGTCAGAAGATGATAATTGCTTACCAAGCGGCCTCCAGTAATTATTGCTGAGATAGCAACAACTGCCTTCACGGCTGCCAGTCCAAGTGCTTCGGCAATGGCTTGGAAACCAACCTAAAAACCATAGAAATATGGCAACAGTATCAACAAAAGATATAGCTGGTTATTACAATTAATATaacaagcatacaaaatcaaGGAGTGCAATAAACAACTGTGAACAAAGTTgcttttatgaaaattaattagcaTAACcataaaaaagaataaaaatatgCAGATAGGACATCATGTCATACAAATATTTTCAATCCATAATCAACATAGCAAATTTATTACACCTCCTTTAGATGAACTTGGTGATATAAGTGGAATCAGGATGAGCAAAACTACCACAGCCAAGTCCTGAAAAGCAAAAATGTATAGCCTGTATAAATATTTACCACCAAAGCTCATAAATGGGGGCTGAGGGAGTGGGTGTAAAAGAAGTTTACAAAACACAAGCATTGGTAAGACAAGGGGTACACAATAAAACAAACTACCAAAAAATCACAATATTACAAGAAAACCCGTTAGAAAAGGAGGGTACATACACTGCTTCAATGATGTTTACCTGCAAGACAACAACAGTTTAAGATAATGCAAGGCCATTCTCGATGACAATTGCAGCAGGACTAGGCTGACCAGCAACAAAATGAGCTAGCAGACCAGCAACAACAGCTGTCTCCATATGGCTTGGCTTACAATTGAAATCCACAATATaattaaacaattttaattagATACAATAActctaatatatataatatatatatatatatagttaagTTCCCCTGCACCCAAGGGTGCAAGGAAAATTGGGGCGCCAGCcaactcattttttttaaaaaaaaaaaaaaatttgggcacAAAATTGGGCCCAATTTATGAAACCGTCTTCTTCCCCACCCATCTTCTTCCCTCACTCCCCTTCTCTGCTCATCACCTATCCCAAATCACAACCATTAACACGCCTTCCTAAGGTACGACGAGCCCTCAACCCATCACCTATCACAaatcaccaccaccaccacctccCCATCACACGCCTTTTTATGCAGCAAATCCCCTGTTGGAACTCTTgaattttgtgtgtttcttgAGGAAAGGGGGGGGTGTAGGGAGCAGCGGGGTGCGGGGTGCACGGTCGGAGTAAGAGATCCTCCGACGAAACCTTTTCCCCGAGCCGGCTGAGGAGCGTGACCTCGAGGCGCGGAGGAGGCGGAGTTTCCCTCCCGAGAGATAAGCATTGGTCCAAttcactaaaaaaaattaaaaaaagaaaaaaaaaagaaagaaaaattgatGTGGGCGCCAGCTGGGCTGCCAGCTCAGCTCAGCAGGGACATaattgtatgtatatatatatatatatatatatatatatatatcttctgAAACTTAAAATACactaattatattgataaattaTTCATCCAAAAACTACGAACATCCATAAATTCACAATATACCACAATTATATCCACCAATCCACAATTATGCATCCAACAATCCACGAGTatttcaacaaaaataaaagtgTTCTAACAAGTATATCTAAGAAAAAACTAAGATTTATCACAATGTGCAAGACCAATTTAGGGACCTACATAGAAGAAACGAATTCGCTCCATTCACTTCTAACTTCATCAAATTGAGCTTGACTGTAATATTAGTTCTTGATGAATCCTGCAAACTAAAtgtaaaatatatcaaattgaAATTCAACAATACATGTTTAGCAAATTACTAAATGGTGAGTGGCCAAGCAGCACCTACACACAGAACAAAGGCACATAACTTTTTCAAACAACATAAATTGACCAAATTTTAAATGGTAACTTGATAAGGTACTATAATATACTTGAGAAGGTAAAATTTTCACTCCTAAAAGATCACTCAACTCCAAAGCTCTTCTAGGTTCAGGAATACCACCACCTATGGACACACATGGATGTATTAATTCCTCCAGGGGTTTATTACCATCGTTTTGCCTATCAAGACATATACCAATGAAATTATTGGTTACAAATTACAACAAAAATAACTTCAGGATGCTCAGACGAATGAAAATGAATCATGCTCTAAAATCCTTGagcataaaattttttaaaatattacatAAGATAATATAAATCTTGATGGATCCTGCaaactaaatattatattttctcaAATTCATCAACGGACTTGCATGTTTGTCGTCCCATTtcttttttgtattttatttttcttacttTCCTAACTTGTACCATTTTATCTTTGTGAAGGAAAAAAGACTACACGTGGGTATTGCCAAAATCCCTTAAGTGACTCATCTTTctcaatacatatatatatacatatatatatatatatatgaatattacATATATCAAGTTCATTTTCATCCTGAAATGTCATGAAATGTAAGTATATATCACATTAAAATGATACCAGAAATTGTTTGTTAATTTCACATACCAATGTATGATATTTCACGCTCTAATGGACTTGTACGATGAAGAACCCTTAATGGTGTTCTCTGCTGAATAATAAAAAAGGAACATATATCATTTCATAGCCATATTATTGCATAATGTAAAGGAACAATTGCTCCTGAGTATGCAGGGAATCAAATCTCCAGGCTACACAAAAAAAGTTTATTGGATGAGAGAGGAAGCACATAAAAAGATGGTTTTTATCTAAAATTATTGGTATAGAATGGAATAACTGATTCACTTACCTTATTTACTAGTCAAAATGAGATCATTTCAAACTTTCAGTTCATGAAATTACTCCAACGTGCTTCCAACACCTGTATCAGAAACTGTTGAAAGGGAAGAGATTACTATTTACATAGTTTTTCCACATAATTTATTTTGTGGGCAACTAGAAGCATTAGTATTTCAGGGAATACAGAGAACGTTAGTATCTATAATTTGCCTAATCCatagaaaataaaatgaaaaggaaaaatatcaatcaataCCTCATGGCTATGAAACTAAATAGCAGACCTTCTCTTAAGAAATGTATGTCCTTGAGGCGCCTCTCAAATTTTGGAAGAAAACCAATATGACTAGACAAGAGAAAAGGGTCAGCTTTCTATAAACAAATTCTCTAGAGCTCAAGGTAGCATATAatcatattaatatttaaaatcgcatagaaataagaaaaaaatacaTAGAGAATGTTTAATTTTCAATTTGTACAAAATTTGGAGCATATATTTTATTGAACAAAGAACTACTTGGCACAACAGAAAGCTTGAGCAACTTAGTCCCATTAAAAAAGTAAATGAAATGACATTGAACTATCCAAACAAGTATAAAGATGAAAATCATACTTAATTCCATCAAGAATAGTAATAATAATGTCCAAATCTCCAAAAGATGCCATACCACGTCTATCCGATCCTCCACAGAAAATATCTACCTGCAGTGGTCTATCATCAACAAAATGTGCCTCCTACACTTCTTCCGGTGGTAACCAAGGACAAAACAGAAGTAAATTAAACCCATATAGCTGATGTATCTTAATGACCTTGCTTCAAATAATTCCGTGATGGTGCGACTTAAGATCACAACTATTGGATAAAATGCGGTATGATTGTTGTATACAAGAGAAGAAGTACTAAAAAGACTCTGAATTGTCGCAAATTTCTAATTTAATACAGAGAGATCTACAGGAAGTCATCTCAAAACAATAGTGaacatacaaaaaaaatatcaaaagcaGCCACAACAATTCCAAGCTTAAAAGCTAAGATGGTACATCAATAACAATATCAATAACATATAATTtatgctcaagcaaaggaaacGGCAGAAACACTTGTTACCTTCTCCACTGGAAGGCATGACCGAGATCCTTTCTGAATccgtcatttaaaaaaaatgtaacgAAATTTGAATCAAAGAGTAAATTAAAGACCACAGATAAATTATTGAGAACTCGACTTCATAACTTATCTCTATTTTATTCTAGGATTAAATCCAAAGAAAAACAGATTATCACGCAATGGAACTTTCTTAGAAGAATAAACAGATGAGCTAGAGGTAGGAACGTCGGAACTAGCTGCCGACCCCGACTCTATCATCCTCGGGGATGACAAGGAAGCAGAAGCCGAGAGTCGCTTATCGGTGGCGGCTTGCTCTGGTTTGCCATACTTCCTCAGTCTTCCCCTTTTCCTCTACGCGTACACCCTCAAGATCTGAAAAATTGGAAGGGATCGTGAAGCTTAAAAGTAAGGGGAAAAAATGTGAATACCCATAAAAATTGGAAGGAATTGTGACACTTGAGGCTTCTGGTATCAAAATTGGAAGGGGTCATGAAGCTTGAGGTTTCTGGTAGAATCGACGTTGAGAGAAAGCCAAGGAGATCGATAGAAAGAGGGAGAAAAGTTTATCCGTTAATAGAGAAAATAGAATCTATTACTTCACaacatataaattaataattttattttcaacttTATACctcatcaaatttaatttgatgaagtaaaaagtaacttaaaatttaaGTGAAGCCCGATTTTTTTAATTGGTGAAGTCTAAAGTATATTTTACTTCGTTAGTTTTATAACCGTAGTAAATAACTATGTATTACTTCGGCAATAGTGATCACCAAAGTAAAAAATAGCAAAGTAATATGCAGAAATTCTACTAGTGGTAACACAagtctaggtttcaagcctacaAGTAGATATTTACCATACTACTATTACAGATATAAAAGTAGCAACTAAGTTGATAGATACTCCTTAATACTAATAGGGATCTCGGACTACACTTGTGTCCATCGTTAGTCCGCTGATATCGAAGCCCTAACTCTTGGCACAACTTCGTTATGATTTCGAAAGCGCCCTGCTACTACACGGACCACGCCTAGATGGTTGGAATCGCCCAAGAAAACACCAAAATAGGGAAAGAACTCGTGAAATGAGAAATTTTGAATGAGCCTCGCattatctatttataggcaacgtttggaagttccgatccctcgatcagaagttccgatctttGCATACAAGCCATGTTTCCGAACTGTCCttatcggaagttccgatctccacttcggaagctccgatcccatgcATGCATCTGCGTGTTCAAACGCTGGCGACACGTCACTAATGTGTTGGCCTAaccttcggaagctccgatctcgcaTTCGGAAAGTCCGAACTCACCTTTTGTTTCCGATCTCAGCTGCTATGGTTTGTGCTTCGAACCCACTTCGGAAGGTCCAATATCTTCGGTGGTTCCGAAGTTCTGATTCCACATTTTGATTCAATTAGTCACTTGACTTATTTAGATTAGTATTCCTTAATTATATTTAACTATTAAGCTCGTAAAATAGGATACGGGTTACCACATACTTTGTGTTTGTCGATTGCTTATTATTGTATATATTGTCAAAGACTAATTCCTTTGAAGGTTGATTTGTTTTCAATTGTCTTATCCTGAATATTTGTTACTAGTTTTCTTAAACTAAGGATGAATTTCACAAActtgttacttgtttcaaagatcggaaaaatattttgatcttTTGTTCATTGAATTGAGAACGTGATTACATCAAGATTCTTGTTTCATTTTAATGTCCAACAAGATTCATACCACAAACACTCATCAACGCATGCGTATAAGGCCAATTATTACTCTCGAGTCCTTGTAGGTATATTTTCTTTTTCGATTTTTCCAAATATATGGTGACATTATTTTATTGGTTTTTACTAATGTATCTCCATTAATCGAGTGTCGAAAAAGTTAAACCACTTTTCGAATTAATTCGAATTAAGATAAGCCATCCCCAGaatgaaaattcatattttccaCATAAAAATTACCTTTCCCTCGGACAAATCCACAAAGATCAATCACACAAAATTAACACTTACACAATGTCGTCCGAACATCCATGTATAATACTTTCCGTCTgctttcttaattttatttattcgcaactttacttattattattatgattattattaatatataaacaCCTAATTTCACCGGCATCAATTCATTCACAAAGGACCCATTAGCTCAGAAAAATGAGGCGACAGAGGGGACGGGATTTCTCCGAGGGCGGTTGCCTCCCTCAGTTCCGCCCATGATTTTACCGGAATACCAACAGCCCTTCTTCCAATCGCAACCAAAAACATTAATCACCCCCATCACcactacaaatatatatatttatacatatgcaTGGTTCCATGTTTCTGTTCTCTGGGAATCCCATTTACATCAGTTGTCGTTGTTGCTTTCTCTGTGTTGTGGATCTGGCGAAGTATGAAGGAGGCTGTGATGACGATTTTTTCTTCAGTTTTTAATTTGTTGAGCTAATGGGTCGGGCGTGGGGACGATCCGACCCGTATCTTGGCGGGGCGGTCCCGGGCGGCGTTGTGACGGGGTGGGCTCTGCTCATCTGCGCATGCCACCGGCGATCTGCAGCCATGGCGCGGTGGCGTTCCCTCTGCCCTCTTTCTGAAGATCTGAGCCTCCtattttttgtttcttctatttttttaaaaaaaaaactttaattaaattttctgtatttagagattttttttcaaattgtttttttttttttttttgcaaaaaaataaataaattgcagAAACTTTGGAGTGTTTTTAGATAATATTTTGCAGCAGAAactaagttttaaatttttgtggAAGAAAAATTCCCGTATTGGtagtatttaatttttggaGCAATAGATATTCGTGACATTTTTGTATACACCTATTTGTCgattaattaataattgattTCTTGTTTCATATTGACtctaaaaaagaaaataaatttaatagatCAATTGtttgtttttaaaaatgtaTAAAATGGTATTTATAAGTTTCTTGCTATTTCATAAATAAAGTATGAAGTAAAAACATTTTTAGGAGGAGGAATAAATCACGTAACCATATGTTTTGGAGCAGGTATTACGGGATCttgtatcaaaaaaaaaaatttctatgcGATCGGTTAATTTattatacaaaataaaataaaaaggtaatatctttaattaaaaaaatatttttttatagttaaataaaaagaaattaatcCATGAAATGTACTCACAAGAATTTAAGATCTTCTATGAACAGATATCATGgacattgtttggtttgatgtattattaatttatgtataactTGTTCCAATgaatttggttttattttcgtcatattatttatctatttattaattaataattttacatcaattaaatcaaataaattataatctatacATCAAATctaataatgtattaactattttttcttatttatttttaatttacattatattatttatctatgaTTACTTATCTTATCACTTAAACCAAACGGTGAtatatttgtaataaaagttgATCgatcatatttacaataaaatatatTCATAATATAAGTTATTATTgaccatatttataataaaaaaatacaatatttaacataaaaatcaataatttttatgatacgagtcaaataaaaaatatcaatagTAAAATTAAGTACTTATTTATTACCCTTTAAATGTCGCACTCTTATCTGGAGAAGTAAAATCTCCTCCCAAACTTGTTTCAAGCTTCCGCTGTCAAGCACCATGAGCGCCGCCGCTCTCCTCCTCTTATCACCTCCCCCGCCGCCGTATAACCGCATGGTCTTAGCTCCAACACCCTCGTCACGCTTAATTCCACTTAATTCCACCATGCTCCGGCAATTTAACTCCACAAGGCTTGAATTCATATCTTCCAGACCAGACTTCCGAgcgtgggctgacgacggagaTGCCGACGGTGGAGGCCCGGACGACTACGACATGGATGAGGACGAGGTGGAGGAGGTTGACAATAAGAAGGATTTTGATGTTGATTACGACACCGCAGCTGCCCTGGCTGCCGGCATGGCGGTGCACGGCGGAGATGATGACATCGCAATGGTTGACAGCAAGAGTTTCGTGTATACTCAGGGTTGGGACTCGGAGAAAATCGTGGATTACAGGATTAATGAAGACGAGTTCCACAAAATCTGTCTATTGGATTGTGACTTCTTCATTAGAAAGCCTCCTGATCCTGATAATGACGTGTATGACTTTAGAGAGGTAATAATGCCCTTGATTTGTTTCATGCCTCTTGGCTACTTATTATTGTTTGAACTGTGATTTTGCAAGATCTTTCAAGAATTATGGCTGTAAAATAGAAAATTTTATCCAAGAGCATTAGTTTCAATGACTGAAAGATGAATTTGTTCAATATGTGGCGTGCTTTGAGCCTTTGATTTTTAAGTTTGTATCTGATCCTTATGATGAATTTATTTCATCAAAACAATGCAAATGCTCGGCTAGAGTAATAAAATTGAATGAACAGAAGGATTTCTTTACTTGGAACATTGAAACTTGTCCATGATTTTGCAGTGGACTAGTGAGATAATtccttaataatttttttttggggtGGTTTAATTCTTATTGTTCTGTCTTATTATGATTCGATACAACCACATTGAATCCATTCTTTTTGACAttgtattgtatttttttttggtcATGTATAGATGTATGTTACCCCACCAGACACAGATGTATATGCTATCCCTAAGGTTCTTGCaccaatgcctcaaaaggtatCTAATTTTTTAAACATGCAGTCATGTTCATCCTAATTCAAATGGTTGCTCTAAGGTAATTTTTCTCAACTTATTTACAACCATGGCATGCAGTACATTCGATGTGCACAGAGTGATTATGGATGCTATAATGTAACAGAGCCACCTATTGATGCACCCAGGGATCCCATGTATAAATCTGAGAGGGAAGTCCTCAAGGTCTGAGCAAAACATCA
Proteins encoded:
- the LOC140880848 gene encoding PLASTID TRANSCRIPTIONALLY ACTIVE protein 6, chloroplastic, which codes for MSAAALLLLSPPPPPYNRMVLAPTPSSRLIPLNSTMLRQFNSTRLEFISSRPDFRAWADDGDADGGGPDDYDMDEDEVEEVDNKKDFDVDYDTAAALAAGMAVHGGDDDIAMVDSKSFVYTQGWDSEKIVDYRINEDEFHKICLLDCDFFIRKPPDPDNDVYDFREMYVTPPDTDVYAIPKVLAPMPQKYIRCAQSDYGCYNVTEPPIDAPRDPMYKSEREVLKVFLTKHYRNRRLGDLEFALDFEEIYVIDSKTKSITRAKVVVTVPEGRDRDRKNDLLVIRDNGNSFKIILSEERDDPTTVIEKEEWSKTREDMEKHLRKLRDFSVSNWF